The following are encoded together in the Nocardioides sp. Arc9.136 genome:
- a CDS encoding RNA degradosome polyphosphate kinase: protein MEPPYTPDHEALAAVEKYDDRFLDRELSWLRFNQRVLELAEDPDLPLLERVRFLAIFTSNLDEFFMVRVAGLKRRIAAGLAVRAASGLMPREVLERIWLTSRELSERQVCLFRDEINPALRDHGIEIVRWNELDEQEQKHCKKLFKERVFPVLTPLAVDPAHPFPYISGLSLNLAVVLRDPGTGKQHFARVKVPPIFARFVPLGNQRFVPLEDVMRERLKRLFPGMDVLEAHSFRVTRNEDLEVEEDDAENLLAALEKELLRRRFGPPVRLEVEDTITPAVLELLVSELGVAEEEVFRLPGPLDLRGLHSIADLAREELKYPAFVPTTHARLAEVESAAPVDVFKAARRGDVLLHHPYDSFATSVQRFLEQAAADPHVLAIKQTLYRTSGDSPIIDALIDAAEAGKQVLVIVEIKARFDEEANIRWARKLEQAGCHVVYGLVGLKTHCKLSMVVREEPDGIRRYTHIGTGNYNPKTSRTYEDLGLITTDDTIGEDVAHLFNNLSGWSRNASYEELLVAPDSLRAGLVERIHREIAHHRAGRAARIRLKANSVVDEAVIDALYLASQEGVPVQLLVRGICALRPGVPGLSETIEVRSVLGRFLEHSRIFWFDNGGDAEAWIGSADMMHRNLDRRVEVLVRLPQESSRQAVDDLLTLAFDDDTDAWTLGPDGGWDRSRGPVHLQETLIERQRRRRTTG from the coding sequence GTGGAGCCGCCGTACACCCCCGACCACGAGGCGCTCGCCGCCGTGGAGAAGTACGACGACCGGTTCCTCGACCGCGAGCTGTCCTGGCTGCGGTTCAACCAGCGGGTGCTCGAGCTCGCGGAGGACCCCGACCTGCCGCTGCTCGAGCGGGTCCGGTTCCTGGCGATCTTCACCAGCAACCTCGACGAGTTCTTCATGGTCCGGGTGGCCGGCCTCAAGCGCCGGATCGCCGCCGGGCTGGCCGTCCGCGCCGCCTCCGGGCTGATGCCGCGCGAGGTGCTGGAGCGGATCTGGCTGACCAGCCGGGAGCTCAGCGAGCGGCAGGTGTGCCTGTTCCGCGACGAGATCAACCCCGCGCTGCGCGACCACGGCATCGAGATCGTCCGCTGGAACGAGCTGGACGAGCAGGAGCAGAAGCACTGCAAGAAGCTGTTCAAGGAGCGGGTCTTCCCGGTGCTGACCCCGCTGGCGGTCGACCCGGCGCACCCCTTCCCCTACATCTCGGGGCTCTCGCTCAACCTCGCCGTCGTCCTGCGCGACCCCGGCACCGGCAAGCAGCACTTCGCGCGGGTGAAGGTGCCGCCGATCTTCGCGCGCTTCGTGCCGCTGGGGAACCAGCGGTTCGTGCCGCTCGAGGACGTCATGCGCGAGCGGCTCAAGCGGCTGTTCCCGGGCATGGACGTGCTGGAGGCGCACAGCTTCCGCGTGACCCGCAACGAGGACCTCGAGGTCGAGGAGGACGACGCCGAGAACCTCCTCGCCGCGCTGGAGAAGGAGCTGCTGCGGCGCCGGTTCGGGCCGCCGGTGCGCCTGGAGGTCGAGGACACGATCACCCCCGCGGTGCTCGAGCTGCTCGTCTCCGAGCTCGGGGTGGCCGAGGAGGAGGTCTTCCGCCTGCCCGGCCCGCTGGACCTGCGCGGGCTGCACAGCATCGCCGACCTCGCGCGCGAGGAGCTGAAGTACCCGGCCTTCGTGCCCACCACCCACGCCCGGCTGGCCGAGGTGGAGTCCGCGGCGCCGGTCGACGTGTTCAAGGCGGCCCGGCGCGGTGACGTGCTGCTGCACCACCCCTACGACTCGTTCGCCACCTCGGTGCAGCGCTTCCTCGAGCAGGCCGCCGCCGACCCGCACGTGCTGGCGATCAAGCAGACGCTCTACCGCACCTCCGGCGACTCCCCCATCATCGACGCCCTCATCGACGCCGCCGAGGCCGGCAAGCAGGTGCTGGTCATCGTCGAGATCAAGGCCCGCTTCGACGAGGAGGCCAACATCCGGTGGGCCCGCAAGCTCGAGCAGGCGGGCTGCCACGTCGTGTACGGCCTGGTCGGGCTGAAGACCCACTGCAAGCTCTCGATGGTGGTGCGCGAGGAGCCCGACGGGATCCGGCGCTACACCCACATCGGGACCGGCAACTACAACCCGAAGACGTCGCGCACCTACGAGGACCTCGGGCTGATCACCACCGACGACACCATCGGCGAGGACGTCGCCCACCTGTTCAACAACCTGTCCGGTTGGTCGCGCAACGCCTCCTACGAGGAGCTCCTGGTCGCGCCCGACTCGCTGCGAGCCGGGCTGGTCGAGCGCATCCACCGCGAGATCGCCCACCACCGGGCTGGGCGCGCGGCGCGGATCCGGCTCAAGGCCAACTCCGTGGTCGACGAGGCCGTCATCGACGCGCTCTACCTCGCCTCGCAGGAGGGCGTGCCGGTCCAGCTGCTGGTCCGCGGCATCTGCGCGCTGCGGCCGGGGGTCCCGGGGCTGTCGGAGACGATCGAGGTCCGCTCGGTGCTGGGGCGCTTCCTCGAGCACAGCCGGATCTTCTGGTTCGACAACGGCGGCGACGCCGAGGCCTGGATCGGCTCGGCCGACATGATGCACCGCAACCTCGACCGTCGCGTGGAGGTGCTGGTCCGGCTCCCGCAGGAGTCGAGCCGGCAGGCCGTGGACGACCTGCTGACCCTCGCCTTCGACGACGACACCGACGCCTGGACCCTCGGGCCCGACGGCGGGTGGGACCGCTCGCGCGGCCCCGTGCACCTGCAGGAGACGCTGATCGAGCGGCAGCGGAGGCGGCGTACGACGGGCTGA
- a CDS encoding DUF47 domain-containing protein, producing MGLRFRPVEATFYDQFTEQANHLVTGARILAEMLADGADHEAVAQRMRDAEHGADETTHAIIRKVNSTFITPFDREDIYSLASGLDDVMDMMDEVVDMILLYEVRHMPAEVSGQVELLQRCADLTSAAMPNLRSMQSLEEYWIEINRLENAGDKNHRRILANLFSGDYKTIEVLKLKDIVEALEDAIDAFEKVANTVEQIAVKES from the coding sequence GTGGGACTGCGTTTCCGCCCGGTCGAGGCCACGTTCTACGACCAGTTCACCGAGCAGGCGAACCACCTCGTCACCGGCGCCAGGATCCTCGCCGAGATGCTCGCCGACGGCGCCGACCACGAAGCCGTGGCCCAGCGCATGCGAGACGCCGAGCACGGCGCCGACGAGACCACCCACGCGATCATCCGGAAGGTGAACTCGACGTTCATCACGCCGTTCGACCGCGAGGACATCTACTCGCTCGCCTCCGGCCTCGACGACGTCATGGACATGATGGACGAGGTCGTCGACATGATCCTGCTCTACGAGGTGCGGCACATGCCGGCCGAGGTCTCGGGCCAGGTCGAGCTGCTGCAGCGCTGTGCGGACCTCACCTCCGCCGCGATGCCGAACCTGCGCTCGATGCAGTCGCTCGAGGAGTACTGGATCGAGATCAACCGTCTCGAGAACGCCGGCGACAAGAACCACCGCCGGATCCTCGCCAACCTCTTCAGCGGCGACTACAAGACCATCGAGGTCCTCAAGCTCAAGGACATCGTCGAGGCTCTCGAGGACGCCATCGACGCGTTCGAGAAGGTCGCGAACACGGTGGAGCAGATCGCCGTCAAGGAGTCCTGA